The Comamonas testosteroni genome contains the following window.
TGTAGGCGCCATGGCTGGTACCGATGGCGATCGCCAGCGCGTCCAGCTGGGTGGCCTTGACGAACACGGCAGCTTCTTCGGGGTCGGTCAGCATCTGGCTGTGGTCCAGCTTGCCCTCGGCACCGATGCCGTCTTCTTCGCCGGCTTCGCCGGTTTCCAGGTTGCCCAGGCAGCCCAGCTCGCCTTCCACGGTGGCGCCGATCTGGTGGGCCATGGCCACCACCTTCTGGGTCACGTCCACGTTGTAGTCGAAGGACGAAGGCGTCTTGCCGTCGGCCATCAGCGAGCCGTCCATCATCACAGAGCCGAAGCCCAGGTTCAGCGCGCCCTGGCAGACTTCAGGCGTGGTGCCATGGTCCTGGTGCATCACCAGGGGGATGTGGGGATACATCTCGGCAGCAGCCTGGATCAGGTGCTTGATGAAGGGCTCGCCGGCGTATTTGCGGGCGCCAGCGCTGGCCTGCAGGATCACGGGCGCACCGACTTCGTCAGCCGCCGACATCACGGCCTGGACCTGTTCCAGATTGTTCACGTTGAAGGCGGGGATGCCATAGCCGTTTTCAGCAGCATGGTCCAGCATTTCGCGCATCGAGATCAAAGGCATGGTGGGTTCCGTTCAAAGTTTTGAGAGGCAACGCCCCCGGCGATGAATCACTGCAGTGCGCCGCACGACAGCTGTGGTCCGGGGAAAGACCAGCGGCCACGCTTCGGTAACCGCTTAGTAACCGGGCATTTTAACCGGCTAGCGGTATTTCCATGCGATAGCAGGTGGTGAAGCCTTGCGGTGCCTCGGCCACCATGAAGCGCCCGCCATGGGCCTGCATGACGCGGCTGACGATTTCATGGCCCAGATGCAGACTGTCCACGGGCGGCACATGGACCGGCGCGGCATCGCGCCTGCCGTCATCGCAGACCTGCACCCAGGCCAGCGCACGGGTCGAATCAAGACCGGCCTGCACCTCGATCTGTGTGCCCGTCGGCGTGTGGCGCACGGCGTTTTCCACCAGGTTGCGCAGGGCTGAGTCGAGCAGCAGCGCATTGCCGCGCACAGGCAGCTCCTGCGGGGCGTCCACGGAGATCATGTCTTCACGCTGCCAGGCATGCTGAGCTTGTGCCGCCGCCACATCGCGCACCACATCGGCCCAGTTCACGGGCTGCAAAGGCGCATCCAGCATGCCGCGTCCAGCCCGGGCCAGGGTCAGCAACTGATCGAGCACATGGCCGGCATGCAGGGCGTCCTGGCCAATGCGCTGCAGCGCGGCCTGCATGACAGCAGTATCGGTCTGCCCCCCCGACTTCAGTGCCTGGGCCTGCAAAGCGATGGAGGCCAGCGGCGTGCGCAGCTCATGGGCCACTTCATTGGCCAGATTGCGCTCGCGCTCCAGTGCCTCCTGCTGGCGGTCGAGCAAGGTGTTGATGGAGCTGACCATGGGCGAGAGCTCGCGCGGCACATGGGCGTCGGACAGGCGCTGGTCGCGGCCCAGATCCAGCGCCTCCACGCGTTGCGTGAGCTGATTGAGAGGACGCATGCCGCGGCGCATGGCCACACCCAGCGCAATCACGATCACGGGCAGCAGCCAGAAGCCCGGCTCTATCATCTGCATGGCGATGTCGTCGGCCAGACTGTCGCGCTCGGCCAGGTCGATCATCACCGTGACCTTGGCTGTTTTGTCGTGGCTCCACTGGGTATAGCTGCGCCAGGCCTTGCGTTCATCCGCGCCAATCGTGGCAAAGCCCTGCTCGATGTCGAAATCCGGCAAAGGCGCCTGTCCGGTGCGCGAGATCAGCAGTCCTTGCGCATTCCAGAGCACCACGCTCAGCGACTCCTGATAATCGTGGGCACGCAGCCCAGGCGGACGCTGCACCGGTGTCGAATCTCGCACAGGAACATCGTCCTGCACATGCCAGTTCAAGGTCAGCGCAGCCACTCCTGCCAGGTGTCCGTCGGTCAGCTCATCGGCCTCGTGCACCCCGGTCTGGTAGCCCCAGATGACAAAGCTGCCCCAGACAAGCGCCAGCGCGCCCAACATCCAGGCCAGCAGATTCAGCTGCAGCGAGCTGCGGCGCATGCCGGTCTGCGGCATGGCCTTCACTCCTGCTCCTGCGGCATGAAGTAGCCCACGCCGCGCATGGTCACAATGATCTTCTGGCCCAGCTTCTTGCGAAGATGGTGGACATAGACCTCCACGGCATTGCTATCCACCGTATCGCCCCAGCTGTAGAGATGCTCCTCGATTTGTGGGCGCGACAGCACCCGCCCGCGCGCAAGCAACAAGGCCCAGAGCACGGCAAATTCGCGCGGTGAAACCTCCACCTTCTGCCCCGCCT
Protein-coding sequences here:
- the fba gene encoding class II fructose-bisphosphate aldolase (catalyzes the reversible aldol condensation of dihydroxyacetonephosphate and glyceraldehyde 3-phosphate in the Calvin cycle, glycolysis, and/or gluconeogenesis), producing MPLISMREMLDHAAENGYGIPAFNVNNLEQVQAVMSAADEVGAPVILQASAGARKYAGEPFIKHLIQAAAEMYPHIPLVMHQDHGTTPEVCQGALNLGFGSVMMDGSLMADGKTPSSFDYNVDVTQKVVAMAHQIGATVEGELGCLGNLETGEAGEEDGIGAEGKLDHSQMLTDPEEAAVFVKATQLDALAIAIGTSHGAYKFSRKPTGDILAISRVKEIHARIPNTHLVMHGSSSVPQELLAIINQYGGKMKETYGVPVEEIQEAIKYGVRKINIDTDIRLAMTGAVRKFLAENPDKFDAREWLKPAREAAKQVCKARYIEFGCEGQGAKIKGYSLEQMAKKYAAGDLAQLVK
- a CDS encoding histidine kinase dimerization/phospho-acceptor domain-containing protein, translating into MPQTGMRRSSLQLNLLAWMLGALALVWGSFVIWGYQTGVHEADELTDGHLAGVAALTLNWHVQDDVPVRDSTPVQRPPGLRAHDYQESLSVVLWNAQGLLISRTGQAPLPDFDIEQGFATIGADERKAWRSYTQWSHDKTAKVTVMIDLAERDSLADDIAMQMIEPGFWLLPVIVIALGVAMRRGMRPLNQLTQRVEALDLGRDQRLSDAHVPRELSPMVSSINTLLDRQQEALERERNLANEVAHELRTPLASIALQAQALKSGGQTDTAVMQAALQRIGQDALHAGHVLDQLLTLARAGRGMLDAPLQPVNWADVVRDVAAAQAQHAWQREDMISVDAPQELPVRGNALLLDSALRNLVENAVRHTPTGTQIEVQAGLDSTRALAWVQVCDDGRRDAAPVHVPPVDSLHLGHEIVSRVMQAHGGRFMVAEAPQGFTTCYRMEIPLAG